The following are encoded together in the Raineyella sp. LH-20 genome:
- a CDS encoding DNA repair helicase XPB yields the protein MSRLDPGPLVVQSDRTLLLEVDHPLADECRLAIAPFAELERAPEHIHTYRLTPLGLWNARAAGHDAEQVVDVLLTYSRYPVPSTLLVDVAETMDRYGRLRIEKHPGHGLVLVSTDPAVLTEVVRAKQVAGMLGAVIDADTVAVHPSERGHLKQVLLKLGWPAEDLAGYVDGERHPIALVEDGWQLRTYQRQAVDSFWEGGSGVVVLPCGAGKTLVGAAAMARAGATTLILVTNTVSARQWRDELLRRTSLTADEIGEYSGARKEIRPVTIATYQVITTKRNGIHPHLELFSARDWGLVLYDEVHLLPAPVFRMTADLQARRRLGLTATLVREDGHEGDVFSLIGPKRFDAPWKDLENQGWIAPAECIEVRVTLREDERLAYAMAEPDVRYRLAATAETKQRAIIELVERHRGTPTLVIGQYVDQLDELAEALDAPLVKGSTPESRREELFGAFRRGEITLLVVSKVANFSIDLPTAEVAIQVSGAFGSRQEEAQRLGRLLRPSGDKTARFYAVVSRDTSDADFAQHRQRFLAEQGYSYRIVDADDIEELDRG from the coding sequence ATGTCACGCCTGGATCCGGGCCCCTTGGTCGTGCAGTCCGACCGTACGCTCCTGCTCGAGGTCGACCATCCGCTGGCCGACGAGTGCCGGCTGGCCATCGCGCCGTTCGCCGAACTGGAGCGGGCCCCCGAGCACATCCACACCTACCGGCTGACCCCGCTGGGGCTGTGGAACGCCCGCGCTGCCGGTCACGACGCCGAGCAGGTCGTCGACGTGCTGCTCACCTACTCGCGCTATCCGGTGCCCAGCACCCTGCTGGTCGACGTGGCCGAGACGATGGACAGGTACGGGCGGCTGCGGATCGAGAAGCATCCGGGGCACGGCCTGGTGCTGGTCTCCACCGATCCGGCGGTGCTCACCGAAGTGGTCCGGGCCAAACAGGTCGCCGGGATGCTCGGCGCGGTGATCGACGCCGACACGGTGGCCGTCCACCCGTCCGAGCGGGGCCACCTCAAGCAGGTGCTGCTCAAGCTCGGCTGGCCGGCCGAGGATCTCGCCGGATACGTCGACGGCGAACGCCACCCGATCGCCCTGGTCGAGGACGGCTGGCAGTTGCGGACCTACCAGCGCCAGGCGGTCGATTCCTTCTGGGAGGGCGGCTCGGGGGTCGTCGTGCTGCCCTGCGGGGCGGGCAAGACCCTGGTCGGCGCGGCCGCGATGGCCCGGGCCGGGGCGACCACCCTGATCCTGGTCACCAACACCGTCTCCGCCCGCCAGTGGCGCGACGAGCTGCTGCGGCGTACGTCGCTGACGGCCGACGAGATCGGCGAGTACTCCGGCGCCCGCAAGGAGATCCGCCCGGTGACCATCGCGACCTACCAGGTGATCACCACCAAGCGCAACGGCATCCACCCGCACCTGGAGCTGTTCAGCGCCCGGGACTGGGGGCTGGTGCTCTACGACGAGGTGCACCTGCTGCCGGCCCCGGTGTTCCGGATGACGGCCGACCTGCAGGCCCGCCGCCGGCTCGGGCTGACCGCGACGCTGGTCCGCGAGGACGGGCACGAGGGGGACGTCTTCTCGCTGATCGGGCCGAAGCGCTTCGACGCCCCGTGGAAGGACCTGGAGAACCAGGGCTGGATCGCCCCCGCCGAGTGCATCGAGGTGCGGGTCACGCTGCGGGAGGACGAGCGGCTGGCGTACGCCATGGCGGAGCCTGACGTACGCTACCGGCTGGCCGCCACCGCCGAGACCAAGCAGCGGGCGATCATCGAGCTGGTCGAACGCCACCGCGGGACGCCGACGCTGGTGATCGGGCAGTACGTCGACCAACTCGACGAACTCGCCGAGGCACTCGACGCGCCGCTGGTCAAGGGCTCGACGCCGGAGAGCCGACGCGAGGAGCTCTTCGGCGCCTTCCGGCGCGGCGAGATCACCCTGCTGGTGGTCTCCAAGGTGGCGAACTTCTCCATCGACCTGCCGACCGCCGAGGTCGCGATCCAGGTCTCCGGCGCCTTCGGGTCGCGCCAGGAGGAGGCCCAGCGGCTCGGCCGGCTGCTGCGCCCCTCCGGCGACAAGACGGCACGCTTCTACGCGGTCGTCTCCCGCGACACCTCGGACGCCGACTTCGCCCAGCACCGGCAGCGGTTCTTGGCCGAGCAGGGCTACAGCTACCGGATCGTGGACGCCGACGACATCGAGGAGCTCGACCGGGGCTGA
- a CDS encoding helicase-associated domain-containing protein, which produces MNRRSTPRSLAESLRRWTAADFAALLAARPDLCSPPPRSVGDLVTRMTTGGSALTALHRLNAWQHVVAEALAALPDGTSRAAIADLLGTSDELAVRRGLADLRERGLVWGPDTDLHLLVPARTAFGPWPAGLADDSVHPLTEQEIDRALAAAGEVVRPLLDQLTWGPPTGRVRNADRQVTPESAGTPMEVALAHGLLRPLDHDTVVMPREVAWRLREHRLMRALPSPTPPDLGSGRRRRAELIDRAGVGAAITLLRDVEQLVSSLPDLDVRLLRDGGLSMKDLGAAVSLLRLPAAHLARSRAYAALVVELAWAAGLVNQVNGETLLPTPAFDQWLDRPAADRWVDLIRVWAATPRWFAWSVRPKAHPLGPDADWRGAADLRRGLIGCCADVTPGTMVGAERLARAYAWHRPVVAAQVDLAELTAQWWEEAGWLGLQALDAVTGLVHVAADEGVAMPADLAAEFPEPVSELILQSDLTAVAPGPLDHDTSRVIRLLADQESRGAGGVFRFSQASLRRAFDAGWTADRVLDWLRDHSGTGMPQPLEYLVGDVARRHGRIRVGSVGAWIQTDDAAVVTQLLSHPEAAALGLRRLAPGVIVADAEADEVVVLLHQLGLSPAAEDSAGRLVTAPPRPRARPRTVEPPAGPPGPEAIAALAEELAASVR; this is translated from the coding sequence ATGAACCGCAGGTCGACCCCGCGATCCCTCGCGGAGTCGCTGCGCCGGTGGACGGCCGCCGATTTCGCCGCCCTGCTGGCGGCCCGCCCCGACCTGTGCTCGCCCCCACCGCGCTCGGTCGGCGACCTGGTCACCCGGATGACGACCGGCGGGTCCGCGTTGACCGCCCTGCACCGGCTCAACGCCTGGCAGCACGTCGTCGCCGAGGCGTTGGCCGCGTTGCCCGACGGCACCAGCCGGGCGGCGATCGCCGACCTGCTCGGCACCAGCGACGAGCTGGCCGTCCGTCGCGGGCTGGCCGACCTGCGGGAACGCGGCCTGGTCTGGGGCCCCGACACCGACCTGCACCTGCTCGTCCCGGCCCGCACCGCCTTCGGCCCCTGGCCCGCCGGTCTGGCCGACGACTCGGTCCACCCGCTCACCGAGCAGGAGATCGACCGGGCCCTGGCGGCCGCCGGCGAGGTGGTCCGGCCACTGCTCGACCAGCTCACCTGGGGCCCGCCGACCGGTCGGGTGCGCAACGCCGACCGCCAGGTCACCCCGGAGAGCGCGGGCACCCCGATGGAGGTCGCGCTCGCTCACGGCCTGCTGCGCCCGCTCGACCACGACACCGTGGTGATGCCCCGCGAGGTGGCCTGGCGGCTGCGCGAGCACCGGCTGATGCGTGCGCTCCCGTCGCCGACCCCGCCGGACCTGGGCTCCGGTCGACGGCGTCGGGCCGAACTGATCGACCGGGCCGGGGTCGGCGCGGCGATCACCCTGCTGCGCGACGTCGAACAGTTGGTCTCCTCACTGCCGGACCTCGACGTACGGCTGTTGCGCGACGGCGGGCTGTCGATGAAGGACCTCGGCGCCGCGGTGTCGCTGCTACGGCTGCCCGCCGCCCACCTGGCCCGTTCCCGGGCGTACGCCGCCCTCGTCGTCGAGCTGGCCTGGGCCGCCGGACTGGTCAACCAGGTGAACGGCGAGACGCTGCTCCCGACGCCGGCCTTCGACCAGTGGCTCGACCGGCCGGCCGCGGACCGCTGGGTCGACCTGATCCGGGTGTGGGCCGCGACGCCACGCTGGTTCGCCTGGTCCGTACGCCCCAAGGCGCACCCGCTCGGCCCGGACGCAGACTGGCGCGGTGCGGCCGACCTGCGCCGCGGACTGATCGGCTGCTGCGCCGACGTGACGCCGGGCACCATGGTCGGCGCCGAGCGGCTGGCCCGGGCGTACGCCTGGCACCGCCCGGTGGTGGCCGCCCAGGTCGACCTCGCCGAGTTGACTGCGCAGTGGTGGGAGGAGGCCGGCTGGCTCGGGTTGCAGGCGTTGGACGCGGTGACCGGGCTGGTGCACGTGGCGGCCGACGAAGGGGTGGCGATGCCGGCCGATCTCGCCGCCGAGTTCCCCGAGCCGGTCAGCGAGCTCATCCTGCAGTCCGATCTCACCGCCGTCGCCCCCGGCCCCTTGGACCACGACACCAGCCGGGTGATCCGGCTGTTGGCCGACCAGGAGTCCCGCGGCGCGGGCGGCGTGTTCCGGTTCAGCCAGGCGTCGCTGCGCCGGGCGTTCGACGCCGGCTGGACCGCCGACCGGGTGCTCGACTGGCTGCGGGACCACTCCGGCACCGGGATGCCCCAGCCGCTGGAATACCTGGTCGGAGACGTGGCCCGCCGGCACGGCCGGATCCGCGTCGGCAGCGTCGGTGCCTGGATCCAGACCGACGACGCGGCCGTGGTCACCCAGCTGCTCTCCCATCCCGAGGCAGCCGCGCTCGGCCTGCGCCGGCTCGCCCCGGGCGTGATCGTCGCCGACGCCGAGGCCGACGAGGTGGTCGTGCTGCTGCACCAGCTCGGCCTCTCCCCCGCCGCCGAGGACTCTGCGGGCCGGCTCGTCACCGCCCCGCCGCGCCCGCGGGCCCGGCCGCGGACCGTCGAGCCGCCGGCCGGCCCGCCCGGGCCGGAGGCCATCGCGGCACTGGCCGAGGAGCTGGCGGCGTCCGTTCGCTGA
- a CDS encoding cold-shock protein has product MPTGKVRFYDAEKGFGFLTKDGGGDVYVRSNALPQGVTTLKPGQRVEFGVIEGRKGEQALSLHLVDKPVSVAKAARKRPEDMAVIVEDVIKMLDHLAASYRRGHHPDAKSAERTAHLLRGIADELEL; this is encoded by the coding sequence GTGCCCACTGGCAAGGTGCGGTTCTACGACGCCGAGAAGGGCTTCGGATTCCTGACGAAGGACGGCGGCGGGGACGTCTACGTCCGTTCCAACGCGCTGCCGCAGGGCGTGACGACGCTCAAGCCCGGTCAGCGGGTGGAGTTCGGTGTCATCGAGGGGCGCAAGGGCGAGCAGGCGCTCAGCCTGCACTTGGTGGACAAGCCCGTGTCGGTCGCCAAGGCGGCCCGCAAGCGCCCGGAGGACATGGCCGTCATCGTCGAGGACGTGATCAAGATGCTCGACCACCTTGCCGCCAGCTACCGTCGCGGCCACCATCCGGACGCGAAGTCGGCGGAACGTACGGCCCACCTGCTCCGCGGTATCGCCGACGAGCTGGAGCTGTGA
- a CDS encoding DUF3027 domain-containing protein, protein MSAPSAPQARRAPRPKLDAVTAAAVDLAREAVLASSGPHAVGEHLGVIAEGDRVVTHLFACTHPGYRGWRWNVTLARASRAKAPTVDEVALLPGEGSLLAPAWVPWSERVSPDDLTPGLLMPTPADDERLEPGFTGGDQAADRDPAEASQLRAVVAELGLGRERLLSPYGRERAAERWLAGDGGPDNQMTKQAPGPCVSCGYFVRLQGSLGTVFGVCANESSPSDATVVAVDHGCGAHSDVPDEAHAADRSAPVWDTISVSEGSLFD, encoded by the coding sequence ATGTCAGCCCCCAGTGCACCCCAAGCCCGTAGGGCACCCCGGCCCAAGCTGGACGCGGTGACCGCTGCGGCGGTGGATCTCGCTCGCGAGGCGGTGCTGGCGAGCTCCGGCCCGCACGCGGTGGGCGAGCACCTCGGGGTGATTGCCGAGGGCGACCGGGTCGTCACGCACCTGTTCGCGTGCACCCACCCGGGCTATCGCGGCTGGCGGTGGAACGTCACCCTGGCGCGCGCCTCGCGGGCCAAGGCGCCGACCGTCGACGAGGTGGCGCTGCTGCCGGGCGAGGGATCCCTGTTGGCGCCGGCCTGGGTGCCGTGGTCGGAGCGGGTCTCCCCGGACGACCTCACCCCCGGCTTGCTGATGCCGACCCCGGCCGACGACGAGCGGCTGGAGCCCGGCTTCACCGGCGGCGACCAGGCGGCCGACCGGGACCCGGCAGAGGCCTCCCAGCTGCGGGCCGTGGTCGCCGAACTCGGCCTCGGCCGCGAGCGACTGCTCTCCCCGTACGGCCGGGAGCGGGCCGCCGAGCGGTGGCTCGCCGGTGACGGGGGCCCCGACAACCAGATGACCAAGCAGGCGCCCGGTCCGTGCGTCAGCTGCGGCTACTTCGTCCGGCTGCAGGGCAGCCTGGGCACCGTCTTCGGGGTCTGCGCCAACGAGTCGTCGCCGTCCGACGCCACCGTGGTGGCCGTCGACCACGGCTGCGGTGCGCACTCCGACGTGCCCGATGAGGCGCACGCTGCGGACCGGTCCGCCCCGGTCTGGGACACCATCAGCGTCTCCGAGGGGTCGCTCTTCGACTGA
- a CDS encoding NCS2 family permease, producing MDSAASTTAPTPTGQGERGILDRWFELTARGSTWGREIRGGLVTFFAMAYIIALNPAIIGTVPDINGHLITGQEVSDANIAVSKAAVAAGTALIAGVMTILMGVVGRYPLALAAGLGLNALLAYTLAPIMTWPQAMGLVVLEGALITILVLTGFRTAVFRAVPAFLRAAISVGIGVFITFVGLVDGGVIRPAQGTPVTLGINGSLMGWPIGIFLFGLLLGAVLYTRSVRGGLLISIVVATIVAVIVQNVHPLGTLLGGQVDGWKANPPVLGSWGAPDFQLLGRVDIFGAFTQRGLTALGIVLLIFSLLLADFFDTMGTVVAVGAEGRLLDGNGNPPHLTGILLIDSLAAMAGGLGSSSSNTSYVESISGVAEGARTGIASVVTGACFLIAIVASPVVSLIPAEAVSPVLVIVGALMMSSVTEIKWSQMEQAIPAFLTIVFMPFAYSITVGIGMGFVMHVVLEIAKGRARRIHPLMWLVSALFVLYFMQGLLGRLVG from the coding sequence ATGGACTCTGCTGCATCCACCACCGCACCCACCCCGACAGGTCAGGGGGAGCGCGGCATCCTGGACCGTTGGTTCGAACTCACCGCACGTGGCTCGACCTGGGGCCGCGAGATCCGCGGCGGTCTGGTCACCTTCTTCGCGATGGCGTACATCATCGCGCTCAACCCCGCGATCATCGGCACCGTGCCCGACATCAACGGCCATCTGATCACCGGTCAGGAGGTCTCCGACGCGAACATCGCCGTCTCCAAGGCGGCGGTCGCCGCCGGCACCGCACTGATCGCCGGCGTGATGACCATCCTGATGGGCGTGGTGGGCCGTTACCCCCTCGCCCTGGCCGCCGGACTCGGTCTGAACGCCCTGCTGGCCTACACCCTGGCCCCGATCATGACCTGGCCGCAGGCGATGGGCCTGGTCGTCCTGGAGGGCGCCCTGATCACCATCCTGGTGCTCACCGGCTTCCGCACCGCGGTCTTCCGGGCGGTGCCGGCGTTCCTGCGCGCGGCGATCAGCGTCGGCATCGGCGTCTTCATCACCTTCGTCGGTCTGGTCGACGGCGGCGTGATCCGCCCGGCCCAGGGCACCCCGGTGACCCTCGGCATCAACGGCAGCCTGATGGGCTGGCCGATCGGCATCTTCCTATTCGGCCTGCTGCTCGGCGCCGTGCTCTACACCCGCAGCGTCCGCGGCGGCCTGCTGATCTCCATCGTGGTGGCGACCATCGTCGCGGTGATCGTCCAGAACGTCCACCCGCTCGGCACGTTGCTCGGTGGCCAGGTGGACGGCTGGAAGGCGAATCCGCCGGTGCTCGGCAGCTGGGGTGCCCCGGACTTCCAGCTCCTCGGCCGGGTCGACATCTTCGGCGCCTTCACCCAGCGGGGCCTCACTGCGCTGGGCATCGTCCTGCTGATCTTCTCGCTGCTGCTGGCGGACTTCTTCGACACCATGGGCACCGTGGTGGCCGTGGGTGCCGAGGGCAGGCTGCTCGACGGCAACGGTAACCCGCCGCACCTCACCGGCATCCTGCTGATCGACTCGCTCGCCGCGATGGCGGGCGGCCTCGGGTCGTCGTCCTCCAACACGTCGTACGTCGAGTCGATCTCGGGTGTGGCCGAGGGGGCCCGGACCGGCATCGCCTCGGTCGTCACCGGTGCGTGCTTCCTGATCGCGATCGTGGCCTCCCCGGTCGTGTCGCTGATCCCGGCCGAAGCGGTCTCCCCGGTGCTCGTCATCGTCGGCGCCCTGATGATGTCGAGCGTCACCGAGATCAAGTGGTCGCAGATGGAGCAGGCGATCCCGGCCTTCCTGACGATCGTCTTCATGCCGTTCGCCTACTCCATCACCGTCGGCATCGGCATGGGCTTCGTCATGCACGTGGTGCTGGAGATCGCCAAGGGCCGGGCCCGGCGGATCCACCCGCTGATGTGGCTCGTCTCCGCACTGTTCGTCCTCTACTTCATGCAGGGTCTGCTCGGCCGCCTCGTCGGCTGA
- a CDS encoding LysR substrate-binding domain-containing protein, with translation MSGVPREVPPPLRIAFVPGVSPDTWARKWRERVRRVPLVLLPIPLADQLAVLRDGRADMALVRLPVEPDGLSVIGLYEEVPVVVVPKDHPVAAYEAVDVADLSEEHLLQDPDEVPAWRDVATEIATGTRYPVPPMTLEQAIATVAAGTGIVIVPMSLARLHQRKDVTARPVTGVEASRVGLAWPADRSDERTDYFIGIVKGRTANSSRSPVPGEPVDRSPRPAGPASGARRPTPRTSRGAGRGRSVSRRGGRADPA, from the coding sequence ATGTCCGGTGTCCCACGCGAGGTGCCCCCGCCGTTGCGGATCGCCTTCGTGCCTGGGGTCTCCCCCGACACCTGGGCCCGCAAGTGGCGCGAGCGGGTCCGCCGGGTGCCGCTGGTACTGCTGCCGATCCCCCTTGCGGACCAGCTCGCCGTGCTCCGTGACGGCCGGGCCGACATGGCGCTGGTCCGTCTCCCGGTGGAGCCCGACGGGCTGTCGGTGATCGGGCTGTACGAGGAGGTGCCGGTCGTCGTCGTGCCGAAGGACCACCCGGTGGCAGCGTACGAGGCGGTCGACGTCGCCGACCTCTCGGAGGAACACCTGCTGCAGGACCCCGACGAGGTGCCCGCCTGGCGCGACGTCGCCACCGAGATCGCCACCGGCACGCGCTATCCGGTGCCCCCGATGACACTGGAGCAGGCCATCGCCACCGTGGCGGCCGGCACCGGCATCGTCATCGTGCCGATGTCCCTTGCCCGGCTGCACCAGCGCAAGGACGTGACCGCCCGGCCGGTCACCGGAGTCGAGGCGTCCCGGGTCGGTCTGGCCTGGCCGGCCGACCGCTCCGACGAGCGCACCGACTACTTCATCGGGATCGTCAAGGGGCGTACGGCCAACAGCTCCCGGTCCCCGGTCCCCGGTGAGCCGGTGGATCGGTCACCCCGCCCGGCCGGGCCGGCCTCCGGGGCCCGCCGGCCGACCCCACGCACGTCCAGGGGGGCCGGCCGTGGCCGATCGGTCAGCCGACGAGGCGGCCGAGCAGACCCTGCATGA
- a CDS encoding DUF5997 family protein, with protein MKPETAAKKLGVHLPATPEGFREGVVTREELNALIAEPPAWLVELRLNGPYPRAEMARKLGVSNSGLVRVGITEALTADQIRDLLRTMPEWLVRERATQAEVRAENARLKGVRD; from the coding sequence ATGAAGCCCGAGACGGCCGCCAAGAAGCTCGGCGTCCACCTGCCGGCGACCCCCGAGGGGTTCCGCGAGGGCGTCGTGACCCGCGAGGAGCTCAACGCCCTGATCGCCGAGCCGCCCGCCTGGCTGGTCGAGTTGCGCCTCAACGGCCCCTACCCGCGTGCCGAGATGGCCCGCAAGCTCGGCGTCTCCAACTCCGGTCTGGTCCGCGTCGGCATCACCGAGGCGCTCACCGCGGACCAGATCCGGGACCTGCTGCGCACCATGCCGGAGTGGCTGGTGCGGGAGCGGGCCACCCAGGCGGAGGTGCGTGCCGAGAACGCCCGGCTCAAGGGCGTACGGGACTGA